One Magnetococcales bacterium DNA segment encodes these proteins:
- the rfaD gene encoding ADP-glyceromanno-heptose 6-epimerase, translated as MIIVTGGAGFIGANIVAALNERGRTRILIVDNLEKSDKFLNLRDLVFLDYMDKREFRAALDDGRFARETIEALFHQGACSDTMEYDGRYMMDNNYNYSKALFHFAIDRRIPFVYASSAATYGASERFVEHPDNERPLNIYGYSKLMFDRYVGQRLEGVTSTVVGLRYFNVYGPREGHKGRMASMVHQLHAMIRSSGQARLFSGSGGYGDGEQRRDFIHVADVAHINLSLADLPVPVRGVFNVGTGCSRSFNDIVTSLYREMNCPVRPTQYVPMPEGLAAKYQNFTQADISRLKQIPGLDYRPTSLEQGIATFVRAKEAGL; from the coding sequence ATGATCATCGTGACCGGCGGAGCAGGATTCATCGGCGCCAACATCGTTGCCGCTCTCAATGAACGGGGGCGGACCCGGATTTTGATCGTGGACAATCTGGAGAAAAGCGATAAATTCCTGAATTTGCGCGATCTTGTTTTCCTTGACTACATGGACAAGCGCGAGTTCCGTGCTGCCCTGGACGACGGTCGTTTTGCCAGGGAGACCATCGAGGCCTTGTTCCATCAGGGGGCCTGTTCCGATACCATGGAATACGATGGCCGCTACATGATGGACAATAATTATAACTATTCCAAGGCATTGTTCCACTTTGCCATCGATCGGCGCATCCCATTCGTCTATGCCTCCTCCGCGGCGACCTATGGCGCGAGCGAACGGTTCGTGGAGCATCCCGATAATGAAAGGCCGCTCAATATCTATGGCTATTCCAAACTGATGTTTGACCGGTATGTCGGACAGCGTCTGGAGGGGGTGACCAGCACCGTGGTCGGACTGAGGTATTTCAACGTCTATGGTCCACGCGAGGGGCACAAGGGGCGCATGGCCTCGATGGTGCATCAACTGCATGCCATGATCCGGTCGTCGGGGCAGGCCCGTTTATTTTCCGGTTCGGGGGGGTACGGTGATGGGGAGCAGCGGCGGGATTTCATTCATGTCGCCGATGTCGCCCACATCAATCTGTCTCTGGCCGACCTGCCGGTTCCCGTGCGTGGGGTCTTCAACGTGGGGACCGGGTGCAGTCGCAGCTTCAACGATATTGTGACCTCACTCTACCGGGAGATGAATTGTCCGGTGCGTCCGACCCAATATGTACCCATGCCCGAGGGATTGGCTGCGAAATATCAAAATTTCACCCAGGCCGACATCTCCCGACTGAAGCAGATTCCCGGACTCGATTATCGACCGACCTCCCTGGAACAGGGCATTGCGACGTTTGTCCGTGCCAAGGAAGCG